The Marinifilum sp. JC120 genome window below encodes:
- a CDS encoding AI-2E family transporter has product MTPPDEKIIKSPAIYTFFLILLLISAIALGYSVIKPFINTIVISVVLSGIFYPLNRKICRRLGGRPAVGAFLTVLIIVFAIIIPAVIFFLGLIGQGVDSVSAINEWLRTTDFSKLFDSQQYNAYLQWIEHKFPFLEISSSDIQSKVLEISRSFGQAMLTSGTWLAGNMASLVAHFLIMNFLVFSFLKDGDRFINRVRYLSPLRSEQEDFIIESLRKVSKSVLFGSLFIALLQGVVGGIGLAISGIPALFWGAMMGFTSLIPVLGTGLIWVPATAYLLIVGKTKLAIFLLLWCGVLVTGIDTVLRPIIVREASRVSTIYVFLAILGGINAFGPLGILYGPLILSFLMVMLHIYGVEFQDVLNHKE; this is encoded by the coding sequence ATGACCCCCCCTGATGAAAAAATAATCAAATCTCCTGCTATCTATACTTTTTTTCTTATCCTGTTGCTTATCTCCGCCATTGCGCTGGGATATTCCGTTATTAAGCCTTTCATAAATACTATAGTTATTTCAGTTGTTTTGAGTGGTATTTTTTATCCCTTGAATAGGAAGATATGCCGTCGACTTGGAGGAAGGCCTGCTGTCGGGGCATTTCTGACCGTACTCATTATTGTTTTTGCCATTATTATTCCCGCTGTGATTTTCTTTTTGGGTTTGATCGGGCAGGGGGTAGATTCAGTTTCCGCCATAAATGAATGGCTGCGAACTACGGATTTTTCGAAACTTTTTGATTCACAACAGTATAATGCATACCTGCAATGGATTGAGCATAAATTTCCTTTTCTTGAGATTAGCTCCAGTGACATTCAATCCAAAGTTCTCGAAATTTCACGTAGTTTCGGGCAAGCAATGCTTACATCCGGAACATGGCTTGCGGGCAATATGGCAAGCCTTGTCGCTCATTTCCTGATCATGAATTTTCTTGTTTTTTCTTTTCTCAAGGATGGGGACCGTTTCATCAACCGTGTTAGGTATCTTTCTCCTTTAAGGTCTGAGCAGGAAGACTTTATTATTGAAAGTCTTAGGAAGGTATCTAAATCGGTTCTTTTCGGCAGCCTTTTTATTGCTTTATTGCAGGGAGTTGTCGGCGGGATCGGTCTGGCAATATCCGGTATCCCCGCTCTTTTTTGGGGAGCCATGATGGGGTTTACTTCCTTGATTCCAGTATTGGGTACCGGGTTAATCTGGGTTCCGGCTACGGCTTATCTGCTTATAGTTGGAAAGACGAAATTAGCAATCTTTCTACTGCTTTGGTGTGGTGTGCTGGTGACCGGGATTGATACCGTGCTTCGGCCCATTATTGTTCGTGAAGCTTCACGCGTCTCAACCATTTACGTCTTTTTAGCCATTCTTGGAGGCATCAACGCCTTCGGTCCACTTGGTATTTTGTATGGCCCGCTGATATTGTCTTTTTTGATGGTAATGCTCCACATCTACGGAGTCGAATTCCAGGACGTGTTAAATCACAAAGAGTAG
- a CDS encoding bifunctional metallophosphatase/5'-nucleotidase, translating to MRLLPIIASIVTILMVSSPVFADRWDLVILTTSGLNGQLLPAEEKNEQHSTSMVRTFGGFARIQSVFESYRDKYPGATITVATGDDLMGESLTNEKGKTVFEAMNMMGFNISTLGNHEFNRGSKFLVNTLKSKKFPTVVSNLKIAKRNPLRKYIRSTDVLERNFVKVGFMGMILPELKLISNPGSGVSVPADIVKSARETAQKLKQSQKTDLIILLSHLPLEAQKKILQEVPEIDIICGGHSNKDILPGQEIIARDAPNPGLMVQCGNQGRYVGVLKINMDAKSIHKHEWTIIPVTDKTKEDSNIKSFLSTKIKDTKSVAIAVSPVALDTRTVFIRTEETVAGSMVSAIIRNEFNTDIAFQNGGGIRGDKIIPTGPITDQDIDTMFPFGNKITVMKVTGQTLKQILERSVHKLPAPSGAFLQISGLKFTLDLNGQPQELEINVQGKPAKIKTAGSRISNIKIQDKSGAYKSLNNDRKYSIATNSYLARGGDGYIMLKNVPGKVETFVKVNEVIKSRMQKQDKLNTEYPPVIYKPDGSLYKK from the coding sequence ATGCGTTTACTTCCTATCATTGCATCCATAGTCACCATCTTAATGGTATCATCCCCTGTCTTTGCCGACCGCTGGGATCTGGTGATACTCACAACTTCCGGGCTTAACGGGCAACTGCTTCCGGCGGAAGAAAAGAATGAGCAACACAGTACCAGCATGGTACGTACTTTCGGAGGATTTGCAAGAATTCAGTCAGTATTTGAATCATATAGAGATAAGTATCCCGGAGCGACAATAACAGTGGCAACAGGTGACGACCTCATGGGAGAATCACTGACAAACGAAAAAGGCAAAACCGTTTTCGAAGCCATGAACATGATGGGTTTCAATATTTCCACCCTTGGTAACCACGAATTTAACAGGGGATCAAAATTTCTGGTCAACACCCTGAAATCAAAAAAATTTCCAACAGTGGTCAGCAACCTGAAAATAGCCAAAAGAAATCCCCTGCGGAAATATATCCGCAGCACGGATGTGCTTGAACGCAATTTCGTCAAGGTTGGATTCATGGGCATGATTCTGCCTGAACTGAAACTTATTTCCAATCCCGGTTCAGGTGTTTCCGTACCTGCCGACATTGTCAAATCAGCTCGGGAAACAGCACAGAAACTGAAGCAAAGCCAAAAAACAGATTTGATTATCCTGCTGAGCCACCTGCCGCTAGAAGCACAGAAAAAAATCCTGCAAGAAGTTCCTGAAATCGATATCATCTGCGGCGGACACAGCAACAAAGACATCCTGCCCGGACAGGAAATTATTGCGCGCGACGCCCCCAACCCCGGTCTGATGGTCCAATGCGGAAATCAGGGGCGCTATGTCGGTGTTCTAAAAATCAACATGGATGCTAAATCCATCCACAAACACGAATGGACCATCATCCCGGTAACGGACAAAACGAAGGAAGACAGCAACATAAAGTCTTTTCTTTCAACAAAAATAAAAGACACCAAGAGCGTCGCTATTGCCGTCAGCCCGGTAGCACTTGATACGCGAACGGTCTTTATTCGGACCGAAGAGACTGTAGCCGGAAGCATGGTAAGTGCCATCATACGCAACGAATTCAATACCGATATAGCATTCCAGAACGGCGGCGGCATCAGGGGAGACAAAATAATTCCCACAGGTCCGATAACTGATCAGGACATCGACACCATGTTTCCCTTTGGCAATAAAATCACAGTCATGAAAGTTACCGGACAAACCCTGAAGCAAATCCTTGAACGTTCAGTGCATAAACTCCCCGCTCCTTCAGGTGCCTTTCTCCAGATTTCAGGCCTTAAATTCACCCTTGACCTGAATGGACAACCTCAAGAGCTGGAAATAAACGTTCAGGGTAAACCTGCAAAAATAAAAACCGCAGGGTCTCGAATTTCAAACATAAAGATTCAGGACAAATCAGGAGCCTATAAATCCCTGAACAATGACCGCAAATACTCCATCGCCACCAACTCCTATCTTGCTCGAGGCGGCGACGGCTACATCATGCTCAAAAATGTACCGGGAAAAGTTGAAACCTTTGTGAAGGTCAACGAAGTAATCAAATCCAGGATGCAAAAACAGGACAAACTCAACACAGAATACCCACCAGTCATATATAAACCGGACGGATCTCTATACAAAAAGTAA